One segment of Neobacillus endophyticus DNA contains the following:
- a CDS encoding ubiquinol oxidase subunit II, with the protein MNKWIQYSKYSFFSLLVAMLVTGCDRSKYIVLDPKGPVGQQELDLIIISVILCAIIIIPVTAIFVYILIRFRDKPGNNAPYQPEWQDSKVLEIVWWGIPVVIVAILGVYTAKTTINLTKPPVKDVKPVVVQVTSLDWKWLFTYPGQKVATVNYAVIPTGVPIQFVLTSDAPMNSFWVPQLGGQEYTMPGMSMGLWLQADKPGNYFGSGANFTGRGFAHMQFRVKAVSQADFNLWAAGLKKSSPALTKAGYGDLSKPGNVKELSFSSYPKNLYENIVNKNGGIYYHHMHNMGDSMEMQKTTMHKHNH; encoded by the coding sequence GTGAATAAATGGATTCAATATAGTAAGTATTCTTTCTTTAGTTTGTTGGTCGCAATGCTTGTGACTGGTTGTGACAGAAGTAAATATATTGTTCTTGATCCAAAAGGGCCTGTAGGTCAGCAAGAATTGGATTTGATTATTATTTCTGTTATTTTATGTGCGATCATCATCATTCCAGTTACGGCCATCTTTGTTTATATTTTAATTCGATTTAGAGATAAGCCGGGAAATAATGCTCCTTATCAACCTGAGTGGCAGGATAGCAAAGTGCTAGAAATAGTTTGGTGGGGAATTCCTGTGGTAATTGTCGCGATTCTCGGGGTTTATACTGCTAAAACGACCATTAATTTAACAAAACCTCCTGTAAAGGATGTAAAACCAGTTGTTGTTCAGGTAACTTCCTTAGATTGGAAATGGCTGTTTACTTATCCGGGTCAAAAGGTTGCAACCGTCAATTATGCGGTAATTCCTACAGGAGTCCCCATTCAATTTGTTCTAACCTCCGATGCTCCGATGAATTCGTTCTGGGTACCGCAACTTGGAGGGCAAGAATATACGATGCCGGGTATGTCCATGGGATTATGGCTTCAAGCAGATAAACCTGGTAATTATTTCGGTTCTGGTGCCAACTTTACCGGACGAGGCTTTGCCCATATGCAATTTAGAGTCAAAGCTGTAAGCCAAGCAGATTTTAATTTGTGGGCTGCAGGCCTTAAGAAAAGTTCACCAGCCCTCACAAAGGCCGGATATGGAGATTTGTCCAAACCAGGTAATGTGAAAGAGCTAAGCTTTTCTTCTTATCCAAAGAACTTATATGAAAACATCGTAAATAAAAACGGTGGAATCTATTACCACCATATGCACAATATGGGTGATTCAATGGAAATGCAAAAAACAACTATGCATAAACACAATCATTAA
- a CDS encoding TOMM precursor leader peptide-binding protein — MTAQILIVGNGLLTDIVCDQLSANELVRRQSIFEEIPKETELALVLDDAWHPSFHQKAEEKFRSAGIPWLRGFVFFGEGIIGPIVRHNKSGCTRCADKRLLIAGPDRQEMWQLQAKLNATGGVTIDAWASRTGLSHMAILISNEVQKIIQGELSSLDERMVISNLQTLTNSSHFFLPDPLCPICSSIPEDLPELAQINLNPSPKLAGAGYRCRSMEDLKKVLVEDYLDDRTGIMNGKMQDLRLPFADVLVNMPFFGADEGVAGRSNSYEMSELTAILEGLERNCGIEPQGKRKKVRDSYQNVKHIALNPVRVGLHDNEQYAKPHFPFKSFHPKLPMNWVWGYSFLQERPILVPELLAYYSLGNGEGFVYETSNGCALGGSMEEAIFHGIMEVVERDSFLLTWYAQLPLPRLDPRSANDKELELMVDRLREVAGYDVYFYNSTMEHEIPSVWAIAKNRREKGVNLICAAGANPDPVRAVKSAIYELAGMMVRHDELLEKNRQKYEEMLIDPFTVRHMEDHGLLYGLREAEERLSFLLDDHRPVKTFSEEFKQPPEHPDLKDDLQEILQRLRQLDLEVIVVDQTTPITKRNGLFCVKVLIPGMLPMTFGHHLTRVKGLDRVLLVPMKLGFTKHPLSYEQLNQYPHPFP; from the coding sequence ATGACTGCCCAGATTCTCATTGTTGGCAACGGCTTATTAACGGATATTGTTTGTGATCAATTGTCTGCCAACGAACTAGTAAGAAGACAAAGTATATTTGAAGAGATTCCTAAAGAAACAGAATTAGCACTAGTACTCGACGATGCTTGGCATCCTTCGTTTCATCAAAAAGCGGAAGAGAAATTCAGGTCAGCCGGTATTCCATGGCTTCGGGGGTTCGTTTTTTTTGGTGAGGGTATCATTGGTCCGATCGTAAGGCATAACAAATCGGGATGCACCCGTTGTGCTGACAAACGGTTGTTAATAGCCGGACCTGACCGCCAAGAAATGTGGCAGTTACAGGCGAAATTGAATGCAACGGGTGGTGTCACAATTGATGCATGGGCTTCCCGAACAGGATTATCACATATGGCCATCTTAATCAGTAACGAAGTGCAAAAAATTATTCAGGGAGAACTCTCCTCCTTGGATGAAAGAATGGTCATTTCCAATTTGCAAACATTAACGAATTCCAGTCATTTTTTCTTGCCAGATCCATTGTGCCCAATTTGTAGTTCAATACCTGAAGACTTACCAGAGTTAGCACAAATTAACTTAAACCCCAGTCCTAAATTAGCTGGTGCCGGTTATCGCTGCCGTTCGATGGAGGATCTGAAAAAAGTGCTAGTAGAAGACTATTTGGATGATCGTACGGGAATCATGAATGGGAAAATGCAGGATTTAAGACTACCATTTGCTGATGTTTTGGTTAACATGCCGTTTTTTGGAGCGGATGAGGGAGTAGCCGGCCGTTCTAATTCCTATGAAATGAGTGAGCTAACGGCTATTTTGGAGGGATTGGAGCGGAATTGCGGAATTGAGCCTCAAGGCAAAAGGAAGAAAGTTCGTGATAGCTATCAAAATGTTAAGCATATTGCATTAAATCCAGTAAGGGTAGGTTTGCATGACAATGAACAATATGCTAAGCCTCATTTCCCGTTTAAATCGTTTCATCCTAAATTACCAATGAATTGGGTTTGGGGCTATTCGTTTTTACAAGAACGCCCCATACTTGTTCCGGAGTTACTTGCCTATTACAGTTTAGGCAATGGGGAGGGGTTTGTTTACGAAACCTCCAACGGGTGTGCATTAGGAGGGAGTATGGAGGAAGCCATATTCCATGGGATTATGGAAGTCGTTGAACGGGATTCCTTTTTGTTAACATGGTATGCACAGCTGCCCCTTCCGCGTCTTGACCCTCGCTCTGCTAATGATAAAGAATTAGAGTTGATGGTGGACCGATTACGAGAAGTGGCAGGGTATGACGTATATTTTTACAATTCGACGATGGAACATGAGATACCGAGCGTTTGGGCCATAGCCAAAAACAGAAGGGAAAAGGGGGTTAACCTGATCTGCGCAGCAGGAGCGAATCCTGATCCAGTAAGGGCTGTAAAAAGCGCCATTTATGAGCTTGCGGGAATGATGGTCAGACATGACGAACTTTTAGAGAAAAACCGGCAGAAATATGAAGAAATGCTAATTGATCCATTTACCGTCCGTCATATGGAAGACCACGGCCTGCTCTATGGCCTGCGGGAAGCAGAGGAGCGATTAAGCTTTTTATTGGATGATCATCGACCAGTAAAAACGTTTTCTGAGGAATTTAAACAGCCTCCAGAACATCCTGATTTGAAGGATGATCTTCAGGAAATTCTTCAGAGGTTACGTCAGTTAGATCTAGAAGTTATTGTGGTAGATCAAACGACCCCAATAACGAAACGGAATGGTTTATTCTGTGTGAAGGTATTGATTCCTGGCATGCTGCCGATGACATTCGGACATCATCTGACCCGAGTCAAAGGTCTAGATCGGGTTCTTCTAGTACCAATGAAACTGGGATTTACTAAACATCCGTTATCGTATGAGCAGCTTAATCAATACCCGCATCCATTCCCATAA
- a CDS encoding heterocycloanthracin/sonorensin family bacteriocin, which yields MHNFQNELQGLAIDPYQTGELVPIDPQIQDPRMMGMRCGGFRCGGFRCGGFGCGGFRCGGFRCGGFGCFGCIGFGFGFGCGGCGGCGGCFGGFNCVGVVVI from the coding sequence ATGCATAATTTTCAAAATGAACTTCAAGGGTTGGCAATCGACCCTTATCAAACTGGTGAATTAGTTCCGATAGATCCACAGATTCAGGATCCGCGGATGATGGGTATGCGCTGTGGAGGCTTCCGTTGTGGAGGTTTCCGTTGTGGAGGTTTTGGTTGCGGCGGTTTCCGTTGCGGTGGTTTCCGTTGTGGAGGTTTTGGCTGCTTTGGCTGTATAGGCTTTGGATTTGGTTTTGGCTGCGGTGGCTGTGGTGGCTGTGGTGGTTGCTTTGGCGGCTTTAACTGTGTCGGCGTAGTTGTTATTTAA
- a CDS encoding putative thiazole-containing bacteriocin maturation protein, protein MAELNSSSRLKVKRDTFFLQDQKGGVYFRNNISSFRMEGNTIYQWIEKLLPLFNGEHTLGELTQGLTGPYRDRVYEIGETLYKNQFVRDASKDIPHELNRQVLERYASQIEFIENFVDSGAYHFQEYRQAKVLSVGSGPFLLSLVSALIESGLPKLNVMVIDTVPTNRERLHELVQYARKIDKDVEMAEVPYPKGTGDINWKEAVQAYDWILYVSQDGNDLEVMKLNQVCNQEKKAFLPTIYLEKVGLSGPLTHPESEGCFESAWRRIHRSALKADADPQSFSATSGALLANVSVFEFFKKATGIAGSNQANQIYLLNLNTLEGDWLSFIPHPSLTPKTLKPEIVADLDDRLKQELNRDEEQWELLEFFSRLTSKEIGIFHTWEERDLSQLPLSQCYVQAADPVSEGPADLLPEVVCSGLTHEEARKNAGLMGIEMYVSKLIDSRVFHFNHQKDHVEENPIEGFIGVGAGESIAEAVCRGLQAYLDEEVKKRKTNQPNTVYRVAIGAIEDKKCRFYLNALSTLNCSTAIGLKEEVLGFPVVWVRSNGRWYTRVGLNTTFALQHALEQALLDAQTQFHSSIRQEKESMIYLDKKETKLDIPACEELTHLDLLQSSIQVLNKYSKRMIVYDLSIEPFLKQGLAGVYGVQVVREEDSR, encoded by the coding sequence ATGGCAGAACTTAATTCATCCTCACGTTTGAAGGTCAAAAGGGATACATTTTTTCTCCAGGATCAAAAAGGGGGGGTCTATTTTCGAAATAACATAAGCTCATTCCGCATGGAGGGGAATACCATCTATCAGTGGATTGAAAAATTGCTGCCGCTGTTTAATGGGGAGCACACATTGGGAGAATTGACTCAAGGATTAACAGGACCGTACCGCGACAGAGTATATGAGATCGGAGAAACGTTATACAAGAATCAGTTTGTTCGAGATGCTAGCAAAGATATTCCTCATGAATTAAATCGTCAAGTCCTTGAAAGATATGCTTCACAAATTGAATTCATTGAGAATTTCGTCGATTCGGGTGCATACCATTTTCAAGAATATCGACAGGCAAAGGTTTTGTCTGTCGGCTCTGGCCCATTTCTTTTATCCCTGGTTTCTGCCTTAATAGAATCTGGTTTGCCCAAATTAAATGTCATGGTAATAGATACGGTTCCTACGAATAGGGAGCGGCTCCATGAGTTGGTACAGTATGCTAGGAAAATAGATAAAGATGTGGAGATGGCAGAAGTACCCTATCCAAAAGGGACGGGGGATATTAATTGGAAAGAGGCTGTTCAAGCATATGATTGGATTCTGTATGTCTCTCAGGATGGAAATGATCTTGAAGTAATGAAATTGAATCAAGTTTGCAATCAAGAAAAAAAGGCATTTTTACCAACCATCTATTTAGAAAAAGTAGGGCTCTCCGGTCCGTTAACACATCCAGAATCGGAGGGTTGCTTTGAGTCTGCTTGGCGTAGAATTCATCGATCGGCACTAAAAGCAGATGCGGACCCTCAGTCTTTCTCTGCGACTTCGGGTGCACTTTTGGCAAATGTCTCTGTATTTGAATTTTTCAAGAAGGCTACGGGAATTGCAGGTTCCAATCAAGCTAATCAAATTTATCTGCTTAATCTTAACACGCTTGAAGGCGATTGGCTTTCCTTCATTCCCCATCCCTCTTTAACACCTAAAACGCTTAAACCCGAGATAGTTGCAGATCTTGATGATAGGTTGAAACAAGAGTTGAACAGGGATGAAGAACAATGGGAGCTTTTGGAGTTTTTTAGCCGATTAACCTCAAAAGAAATAGGAATTTTCCACACCTGGGAAGAAAGAGATTTGTCACAGCTTCCTCTTTCCCAGTGCTATGTTCAGGCAGCTGACCCGGTATCAGAGGGGCCGGCAGACCTGCTGCCAGAAGTCGTCTGTTCGGGTCTGACTCATGAAGAAGCAAGAAAAAATGCCGGGTTGATGGGCATTGAAATGTATGTTTCAAAACTAATAGATTCACGAGTTTTTCACTTTAATCATCAGAAGGATCATGTTGAGGAGAATCCTATTGAGGGATTTATTGGAGTTGGTGCTGGGGAAAGCATCGCGGAGGCAGTTTGCCGAGGCCTGCAAGCCTATCTAGATGAGGAAGTCAAAAAAAGAAAGACTAATCAACCAAATACTGTATACCGTGTGGCAATAGGTGCCATAGAGGATAAAAAATGCCGATTTTATTTAAATGCCTTGTCTACCTTGAATTGTTCAACTGCCATTGGTTTAAAAGAGGAAGTATTAGGGTTCCCTGTTGTATGGGTAAGGTCAAATGGCCGATGGTATACAAGGGTAGGTTTAAATACAACATTTGCATTGCAACATGCATTAGAGCAAGCGCTTTTAGACGCTCAAACCCAGTTTCATTCCAGCATAAGGCAAGAAAAAGAGTCAATGATTTATCTGGATAAAAAGGAAACCAAACTAGATATTCCCGCTTGTGAGGAACTGACACATTTGGACCTCTTACAGTCATCCATTCAGGTTTTGAATAAATACAGCAAACGAATGATTGTCTATGATCTTTCCATTGAGCCTTTTTTAAAACAAGGGCTTGCAGGAGTGTATGGTGTTCAGGTGGTGCGAGAGGAGGATTCTCGATGA
- a CDS encoding cytochrome o ubiquinol oxidase subunit IV: MSTHEHAEHTGSIKAYITGFVLSIILTIIPLLLVVNHVLGKTALMVSILLAAVLQFVIQLFFFMHIRDGEGPRYNVAALILGIVFVVTIVVGAVWIMSFNEVVQ, encoded by the coding sequence TTGTCAACTCACGAACATGCTGAACATACTGGGTCCATCAAAGCGTATATTACGGGGTTCGTTCTTTCCATCATTTTGACAATTATCCCCCTTCTTCTAGTAGTAAATCACGTATTAGGTAAAACGGCTTTAATGGTTAGTATTTTACTTGCAGCTGTCTTACAATTTGTTATTCAGTTGTTCTTCTTCATGCATATTCGTGATGGGGAAGGGCCCAGATACAATGTGGCTGCATTAATATTAGGTATCGTTTTCGTTGTAACGATCGTTGTAGGAGCGGTTTGGATAATGTCCTTTAACGAAGTTGTTCAATAA
- a CDS encoding cytochrome (ubi)quinol oxidase subunit III yields MHPSTSAHASEHEHGHVDQEELKILGFWIFLVTDCLLFATFFSAYAVLHTHTNGGFTPKEFDIPGFIIETFVLLVSSFTSGLAVLQMHKGNKKGLIGWLIVTLLLGATFVGFEINEFTNMALEGATISRSAFLTSFFSLVGTHGCHVTFGIFWMIGLIFQLSRKGITTVTRRKISIISLYWHFLDAVWIFIFTVVYLMGVM; encoded by the coding sequence ATGCATCCAAGCACCTCTGCTCATGCTTCAGAGCATGAACATGGCCATGTTGATCAAGAAGAGTTAAAAATATTAGGATTTTGGATATTTCTAGTAACAGACTGTCTTTTATTTGCAACATTTTTTTCAGCGTATGCCGTTTTACATACTCATACAAATGGCGGCTTTACACCTAAAGAGTTTGATATTCCTGGATTTATTATTGAAACTTTTGTGTTATTAGTTAGTTCGTTTACAAGCGGTTTAGCTGTGTTACAAATGCATAAAGGAAACAAAAAAGGTCTGATCGGTTGGTTAATTGTGACTCTTCTTTTAGGTGCAACGTTTGTTGGGTTTGAAATTAACGAGTTCACGAATATGGCTTTAGAAGGGGCCACGATTTCGCGAAGCGCGTTTCTTACTTCTTTTTTTTCACTTGTCGGGACGCACGGTTGTCACGTCACATTCGGGATCTTTTGGATGATAGGCCTGATCTTTCAACTTTCCCGCAAAGGGATTACTACTGTTACTAGACGAAAAATCTCCATTATTAGTTTATACTGGCACTTTTTAGATGCAGTTTGGATCTTCATATTTACTGTTGTCTACTTAATGGGGGTGATGTAA
- a CDS encoding cbb3-type cytochrome c oxidase subunit I — protein MNTSGFFVTGDPMIYGADVSIVLATVAIIASLTYLKKWGWLWKEWLTTVDHKKIGIMYLLSALLMLFRGGVDAILMRLQLAVPNNRFLASDHYNEIFTTHGTIMILFMAMPFMFALFNMVVPLQIGARDVAYPALNAISFWFFFIGAMLFNLSFVIGGSADSGWLAYPPLSEDQFSPGPGQNFWIWGIQISGIGSLATGINFIVTILKMRTPSMRLRDMPLFTWSVLSSSIAILGVFPILTVALIMLTIDRLFGGHFFTMDAGGNPMMWVNLIWMWGHPEVYIVVLPAFGVFSEVVATFSKKHIFGYASMVFSMIAIAVVSYYTWVHHFFTMGAGADVNIVFAICTMIIAIPTGVKVFNWLFTMYRGRIRLTQPMLWFCAFVPCFLVGGATGVMLAAAPADYQYHNSYFLIAHFHQVLIGGVVFGYLAGLYYWWPKLFGFKLNDRLGQWGFWLWQIGFYVCFMPQYALGFMGMTRRIYTYNQSAGWNMGWAPLNFISSVGAFIMGLGFIFQVWQILYSIKHGERDTTGDAWDGRTLEWSIPSPPPAYNFAVLPVVHGRDAWWHQKEEMRIEDYKPDPVKYEPIHMPKNTGIPFIMSCFFFVAGFGFTFEWYWMGIIGLIGVAITLFIRSFQYDTDFYIPVDEIERTEKDLRSHGSFHRTAT, from the coding sequence ATGAATACATCGGGCTTTTTTGTAACTGGCGATCCCATGATTTATGGGGCGGATGTTTCCATCGTATTAGCAACTGTAGCGATCATTGCCTCTCTAACTTATTTGAAAAAATGGGGTTGGCTCTGGAAGGAATGGCTAACAACAGTTGACCATAAAAAAATTGGCATTATGTATCTTCTTTCGGCATTATTAATGCTATTTCGTGGCGGTGTAGATGCCATCCTTATGAGGTTGCAGCTTGCCGTTCCTAATAACCGTTTTTTAGCTTCAGACCACTATAATGAGATTTTCACAACACATGGAACGATTATGATTTTGTTTATGGCGATGCCATTCATGTTTGCCTTATTTAACATGGTTGTTCCTCTGCAGATTGGGGCCAGGGATGTTGCCTATCCGGCATTAAACGCGATCAGCTTTTGGTTTTTCTTCATAGGAGCTATGCTATTTAATCTTTCCTTTGTTATAGGTGGTTCTGCCGATTCAGGCTGGCTGGCTTATCCGCCATTATCGGAAGATCAATTTAGCCCAGGGCCAGGGCAAAACTTTTGGATATGGGGGATTCAGATCTCGGGAATTGGAAGTTTGGCAACGGGAATCAACTTTATAGTGACGATCTTAAAAATGCGTACACCATCCATGCGCTTAAGGGATATGCCATTATTTACATGGTCTGTTTTATCATCATCCATTGCGATTTTAGGTGTTTTCCCTATCCTTACTGTCGCGTTAATCATGTTGACAATTGACCGATTATTCGGCGGACACTTCTTTACTATGGATGCCGGCGGTAATCCAATGATGTGGGTAAACTTGATCTGGATGTGGGGACACCCTGAAGTATATATTGTCGTATTACCTGCATTCGGTGTTTTCTCAGAGGTTGTTGCAACGTTCTCCAAAAAACATATTTTTGGCTACGCCTCAATGGTATTTTCAATGATTGCTATTGCAGTTGTCTCTTACTATACTTGGGTACACCATTTCTTTACCATGGGTGCCGGGGCAGATGTAAATATTGTATTTGCTATTTGTACAATGATTATTGCTATACCCACAGGTGTTAAAGTATTTAACTGGCTGTTTACAATGTACCGAGGAAGGATTCGACTGACACAACCAATGTTATGGTTCTGTGCCTTTGTTCCATGTTTTCTTGTTGGTGGTGCAACAGGCGTTATGCTTGCTGCTGCACCCGCGGACTATCAATATCACAACAGTTATTTCCTGATTGCTCACTTCCATCAAGTTTTAATCGGAGGAGTTGTGTTTGGTTACTTGGCAGGCTTGTACTATTGGTGGCCAAAACTTTTCGGATTTAAGTTAAATGATCGTTTAGGACAATGGGGATTCTGGTTGTGGCAAATTGGTTTCTATGTTTGCTTTATGCCACAATATGCTCTTGGCTTCATGGGGATGACTCGTAGAATTTATACCTATAATCAATCCGCAGGATGGAATATGGGCTGGGCCCCGTTAAACTTCATCTCTTCGGTTGGAGCATTTATAATGGGATTGGGTTTCATCTTCCAAGTTTGGCAAATTCTTTATAGTATTAAACACGGTGAAAGAGATACCACGGGTGATGCCTGGGACGGCCGTACTTTAGAGTGGTCGATTCCGTCACCGCCGCCAGCTTACAATTTCGCCGTGTTACCTGTTGTTCATGGTCGTGATGCTTGGTGGCATCAAAAAGAAGAAATGAGAATAGAGGACTATAAACCGGATCCAGTAAAATATGAACCCATTCATATGCCCAAAAATACAGGAATCCCTTTCATTATGTCATGCTTTTTCTTTGTTGCGGGATTTGGATTTACCTTTGAGTGGTATTGGATGGGAATTATCGGTCTAATTGGTGTAGCGATCACATTATTCATTCGTTCCTTCCAGTATGATACTGATTTCTATATTCCAGTTGATGAAATCGAAAGGACTGAAAAAGATTTAAGAAGTCATGGATCATTCCATAGAACTGCAACTTAG
- a CDS encoding endonuclease/exonuclease/phosphatase family protein produces the protein MNIHLLTFNIHHGKGVDRKLDLDRIAEVIKASHADIIGLNEVDKHFSKRSEFIDQIGWLANQLNMYYVFSPSLSLKLNKSSTAREYGNALLSRYPIVNEKNYRFNLFPGLTEGRSILEATIQINNKFLKIYVTHLSLNPILHRKQTDFIIRQFQLAPQPLIIMGDWNMKPQSIGWRKITREFYDVWTIAGMGAGYTYPSLQPRSRIDYIFASHHFHIKKAEIITCIPKSSDHLPLKATISFS, from the coding sequence TTGAATATTCATCTTCTGACATTTAATATCCACCATGGCAAGGGGGTGGATCGGAAATTAGATCTTGATCGAATTGCAGAAGTTATTAAAGCGAGTCATGCGGATATCATCGGTCTAAATGAAGTTGACAAACATTTTTCTAAGCGAAGTGAATTTATTGATCAGATTGGTTGGCTGGCAAACCAATTAAACATGTATTATGTTTTTAGCCCTTCTTTATCTCTAAAGTTAAACAAATCCTCAACCGCAAGGGAGTATGGAAATGCACTTTTATCCCGTTATCCAATTGTTAACGAAAAGAATTATCGATTTAATCTCTTTCCGGGGCTAACAGAAGGTAGATCGATACTCGAAGCTACGATTCAAATAAACAATAAATTTTTGAAAATTTATGTAACTCATTTAAGTCTTAATCCTATACTTCATCGAAAACAAACAGATTTTATCATCAGGCAATTTCAATTAGCCCCCCAACCCCTCATCATTATGGGTGATTGGAATATGAAACCGCAATCTATAGGATGGAGAAAAATTACACGTGAGTTTTATGACGTATGGACCATTGCCGGTATGGGAGCCGGGTACACGTATCCATCACTACAGCCAAGGTCCAGAATAGATTATATTTTCGCCAGCCATCATTTTCATATTAAAAAGGCTGAAATCATTACATGTATTCCTAAATCTTCTGACCATTTACCCTTAAAAGCAACCATTTCTTTCAGCTAA
- a CDS encoding SagB/ThcOx family dehydrogenase, whose product MKLETFLHHLHFDTEKLAPPDWQVDWEDAPLPYKLYSGLPEIPLTGNVPLTLKKRIEKEESGIEEIGQFLWYVYGLTHYAQSAFIDSADETAAVSYAQLFRRFVPSGGALYPNELYVYLKLEEIPEGIYHYDVAHHRLLLLREGNYDSYLSRCLGKSSDLSDCFCIVFVSTVFWRNFFKYNNFAYRLQGLDAGVVIGQALEVSDRMGFSSKVCYQFLDRSVNHLLGLSDQEESVYAVIPMSIHPSIRNVENMNIEEYVFANELCQEVPLLKHETYNRSKRVIEFPLIKEMNEASMLETTQSFVKIESDDRVHYSVGSEIIMLPFTEPFSYDLASVCRERHSPDIDFLIGKVSQTQLSKLFEETFPYYYQNDLNGTHGKSESRVSLFGCVYNVEGIPNGAYFYDQKAHGLFRISKGDYREFLQYGLTMPNVNLFQVPLCLHIVGDKDHFQEIFGYRGYRIQQMEAGILLQRLLLNSCALGMGGHPLLGFDVNQCDELYGLDSIEKTSLIQIPVGPYRPRAWLKGILNS is encoded by the coding sequence TTGAAACTGGAAACATTTTTGCACCACCTACATTTTGACACGGAAAAGCTCGCTCCGCCAGATTGGCAAGTAGATTGGGAGGACGCACCACTTCCCTATAAACTATACAGCGGCTTACCTGAGATTCCACTGACAGGTAATGTACCATTAACTCTTAAGAAACGTATTGAGAAAGAAGAATCCGGAATAGAGGAGATTGGCCAATTCTTATGGTATGTTTACGGTCTTACACATTATGCTCAATCCGCTTTTATAGACAGCGCAGATGAAACCGCTGCAGTAAGTTATGCACAATTATTCCGGAGATTTGTTCCCTCAGGTGGGGCACTGTATCCCAATGAATTATATGTTTATTTAAAGCTAGAGGAAATTCCAGAGGGGATTTACCATTATGATGTGGCTCATCATCGCCTTCTATTGCTCAGAGAAGGAAATTACGATTCCTATTTATCTAGATGCCTTGGTAAGAGCAGTGATCTTTCTGATTGTTTCTGTATTGTTTTTGTTTCAACAGTTTTTTGGAGAAATTTCTTTAAATATAATAATTTTGCATACAGGCTTCAAGGGTTAGATGCAGGTGTGGTCATTGGTCAAGCTTTAGAAGTTTCCGATCGGATGGGATTCTCATCAAAAGTATGCTACCAATTTCTTGATCGTTCAGTTAATCATTTGTTGGGACTATCCGACCAAGAGGAAAGTGTCTACGCGGTGATCCCAATGTCTATTCATCCTTCTATTCGTAATGTTGAGAACATGAATATAGAAGAATATGTTTTTGCAAATGAATTGTGCCAAGAAGTGCCATTGTTGAAGCATGAAACTTATAACAGATCAAAAAGAGTCATTGAATTTCCGTTGATAAAAGAGATGAACGAAGCATCAATGTTGGAAACAACACAGTCATTTGTAAAGATAGAAAGCGATGATCGTGTTCATTATTCCGTTGGTTCAGAAATCATCATGCTGCCATTTACGGAGCCCTTTTCTTATGATCTTGCCTCTGTATGCAGAGAGAGACATTCCCCTGATATTGATTTCTTAATCGGGAAAGTAAGTCAAACACAACTGTCCAAATTGTTTGAAGAGACATTTCCCTATTATTATCAGAACGATCTTAACGGAACACACGGGAAATCCGAGTCTCGAGTTTCTCTTTTCGGTTGTGTCTATAATGTGGAGGGAATTCCAAACGGTGCTTACTTTTATGATCAAAAAGCACATGGACTTTTCAGAATTTCTAAAGGGGATTATCGAGAGTTTTTACAATACGGATTAACGATGCCAAATGTCAATCTTTTTCAAGTGCCGCTCTGCTTGCATATTGTAGGTGACAAGGATCACTTCCAGGAGATATTTGGATATCGTGGATACCGGATTCAACAGATGGAGGCGGGCATACTATTACAACGGCTTTTATTGAATTCGTGTGCCTTAGGCATGGGGGGGCACCCGCTTTTAGGTTTCGATGTGAACCAATGTGATGAACTTTACGGACTTGATTCGATAGAAAAAACGAGTTTGATCCAAATACCAGTTGGGCCATACCGTCCTAGAGCCTGGTTAAAAGGAATTTTAAATAGCTAG